A genomic stretch from Burkholderia pyrrocinia includes:
- the purN gene encoding phosphoribosylglycinamide formyltransferase: MKKLVILISGRGSNMEAIVRACAQERWPAEVAAVIANRPDAAGLAFAASHGVATAVVDHRSFDGRDSFDAALAAEIDRFAPDLVILAGFMRILTPAFVRRYEGRLLNIHPSLLPSFKGIHTHQQALDAGVALHGASVHFVIPELDSGAIVAQGAVPVRAGDDAAALARRVLTVEHVLYPRAVRWFVDGRLRLENGRAVVAPEEARWIFADQPHTETSEGV, translated from the coding sequence ATGAAAAAACTCGTGATCCTGATTTCCGGTCGCGGCAGCAACATGGAGGCCATCGTTCGCGCGTGCGCGCAGGAACGCTGGCCGGCCGAGGTTGCTGCCGTGATCGCCAACCGGCCCGATGCGGCCGGCCTGGCTTTTGCCGCGTCGCACGGAGTGGCGACCGCGGTGGTCGACCATCGGTCGTTCGACGGCCGCGACAGCTTCGACGCGGCGCTCGCCGCCGAGATCGACCGCTTTGCCCCCGATCTCGTGATCCTCGCGGGCTTCATGCGCATCCTCACGCCGGCATTCGTCAGACGATACGAAGGCCGGCTGCTGAACATCCACCCGTCGCTGCTGCCGAGCTTCAAGGGCATTCACACGCACCAGCAGGCGCTCGACGCGGGTGTCGCGCTGCACGGCGCGAGCGTGCACTTCGTGATTCCCGAGCTCGACAGCGGCGCGATCGTCGCGCAGGGCGCGGTGCCGGTGCGCGCGGGCGACGACGCGGCCGCGCTCGCGCGGCGCGTGCTGACGGTCGAGCATGTGCTGTATCCGCGCGCGGTGCGCTGGTTCGTCGACGGGCGTTTGCGCCTCGAGAACGGCCGGGCAGTGGTGGCGCCGGAAGAGGCGCGCTGGATTTTCGCGGATCAACCGCATACCGAAACGAGTGAGGGCGTATGA